A single genomic interval of Pseudorasbora parva isolate DD20220531a chromosome 21, ASM2467924v1, whole genome shotgun sequence harbors:
- the cops3 gene encoding COP9 signalosome complex subunit 3 isoform X2 — MASALEQFVNNVRQLSAQGQMTQLCELINKSGELLAKNLSHLDTVLGALDIQEHSLGVLAVLFVKFSMPNIPDFETLFSQVQLFISTCNGEHIRYATDTFAGLCHQMTNALVERKQPLRGISILKQAIDKMQMNTNQLTSVHADLCQLCLLAKCFKPAVPFLELDMMDICKENGAYDAKPFLCYYYYGGMIYTGLKNFERALYFFEQAITTPAMAVSHIMLEAYKKYILVSLILHGKVQQLPKYTSQIVGRFIKPLSNAYHELAQVYATNNPGELRLQVNKHSETFARDNNTGLVKQCLSSLYKKNIQRLTKTFLTLSLQDMASRVQLSGPQEAEKYVLHMIEDGEIYASINQKDGMVCFHDNPEKYNNPAMLHKIDQEMLKCIELDEKLKSMDQEITVNPQFVQKSMGTQEDDVGSKTSSYS, encoded by the exons ATGGCTTCAGCTCTGGAGCAGTTCGTGAATAATGTGCGGCAACTTTCCGCTCAAG GTCAGATGACTCAACTCTGTGAACTGATCAATAAGAGCGGGGAGCTTCTGGCCAAAAACCTCTCCCATCTGGACACTGTTCTGGGGGCGCTGGACATCCAGGAGCACTCGCTCGGTGTTTTAGCTGTTTT GTTTGTGAAGTTTTCCATGCCAAACATCCCTGATTTCGAGACCTTGTTTTCCCAAGTCCAACTCTTCATCAGCACCTGCAACGGAGAGCACATCCGATACGCCACAGACACAT ttgctggtctgtgccACCAGATGACAAATGCCCTTGTAGAAAGAAAACAG CCCTTGCGTGGAATAAGTATACTTAAACAGGCCATAGACAAGATGCAGATGAACACAAATCAGCTTACCTCAGTGCACGCAGACCTGTGTCAG TTATGCCTATTAGCCAAGTGCTTCAAACCTGCGGTCCCGTTCCTGGAGCTGGACATGATGGATATTTGCAAGGAGAACGGAGCGTACGACGCAAAGCCTTTTCTTTGTTATTACTACTATGGAGGCATGATCTACACAGGTCTGAAGAACTTCGAACGGGCACTGTATTTTTTTGAACAg GCGATAACCACTCCTGCAATGGCCGTCAGTCACATCATGCTAGAAGCGTACAAGAAGTACATCCTGGTTTCCCTCATCCTTCATGGCAAAGTCCAGCAGCTTCCCAAATACACGTCACAGATCGTCGGCCGATTCATCAAG CCCCTCAGTAATGCTTACCACGAGCTGGCTCAGGTGTACGCCACCAACAACCCCGGAGAGCTGCGCCTTCAGGTCAACAAACACAGCGAGACGTTTGCACGAGACAACAACACCGGCCTGGTCAAGCAATGCCTGTCCTCGCTCTACAAGAAGAACATCCAGAGGCTAACCAAG ACATTCTTGACGTTATCCTTACAAGACATGGCAAGTCGAGTCCAGCTCTCCGGCCCTCAAGAAGCCGAGAAATACGTCCTGCATATG ATTGAGGACGGAGAGATTTATGCAAGTATCAACCAGAAAGATGGCATGGTCTGTTTCCATGACAACCCTGAGAAATACAACAACCCTGCAATGCTCCACAAAATTGACCAAGAG ATGCTGAAATGTATAGAACTGGATGAAAAACTAAAGTCCATGGATCAGGAAATCACCGTAAATCCCCAGTTTGTGCAAAAG agTATGGGAACGCAGGAGGATGACGTCGGCAGCAAGACGTCAAGCTATTCTTGA
- the cops3 gene encoding COP9 signalosome complex subunit 3 isoform X1: protein MASALEQFVNNVRQLSAQGQMTQLCELINKSGELLAKNLSHLDTVLGALDIQEHSLGVLAVLFVKFSMPNIPDFETLFSQVQLFISTCNGEHIRYATDTFAGLCHQMTNALVERKQPLRGISILKQAIDKMQMNTNQLTSVHADLCQLCLLAKCFKPAVPFLELDMMDICKENGAYDAKPFLCYYYYGGMIYTGLKNFERALYFFEQAITTPAMAVSHIMLEAYKKYILVSLILHGKVQQLPKYTSQIVGRFIKPLSNAYHELAQVYATNNPGELRLQVNKHSETFARDNNTGLVKQCLSSLYKKNIQRLTKTFLTLSLQDMASRVQLSGPQEAEKYVLHMIEDGEIYASINQKDGMVCFHDNPEKYNNPAMLHKIDQEQMLKCIELDEKLKSMDQEITVNPQFVQKSMGTQEDDVGSKTSSYS from the exons ATGGCTTCAGCTCTGGAGCAGTTCGTGAATAATGTGCGGCAACTTTCCGCTCAAG GTCAGATGACTCAACTCTGTGAACTGATCAATAAGAGCGGGGAGCTTCTGGCCAAAAACCTCTCCCATCTGGACACTGTTCTGGGGGCGCTGGACATCCAGGAGCACTCGCTCGGTGTTTTAGCTGTTTT GTTTGTGAAGTTTTCCATGCCAAACATCCCTGATTTCGAGACCTTGTTTTCCCAAGTCCAACTCTTCATCAGCACCTGCAACGGAGAGCACATCCGATACGCCACAGACACAT ttgctggtctgtgccACCAGATGACAAATGCCCTTGTAGAAAGAAAACAG CCCTTGCGTGGAATAAGTATACTTAAACAGGCCATAGACAAGATGCAGATGAACACAAATCAGCTTACCTCAGTGCACGCAGACCTGTGTCAG TTATGCCTATTAGCCAAGTGCTTCAAACCTGCGGTCCCGTTCCTGGAGCTGGACATGATGGATATTTGCAAGGAGAACGGAGCGTACGACGCAAAGCCTTTTCTTTGTTATTACTACTATGGAGGCATGATCTACACAGGTCTGAAGAACTTCGAACGGGCACTGTATTTTTTTGAACAg GCGATAACCACTCCTGCAATGGCCGTCAGTCACATCATGCTAGAAGCGTACAAGAAGTACATCCTGGTTTCCCTCATCCTTCATGGCAAAGTCCAGCAGCTTCCCAAATACACGTCACAGATCGTCGGCCGATTCATCAAG CCCCTCAGTAATGCTTACCACGAGCTGGCTCAGGTGTACGCCACCAACAACCCCGGAGAGCTGCGCCTTCAGGTCAACAAACACAGCGAGACGTTTGCACGAGACAACAACACCGGCCTGGTCAAGCAATGCCTGTCCTCGCTCTACAAGAAGAACATCCAGAGGCTAACCAAG ACATTCTTGACGTTATCCTTACAAGACATGGCAAGTCGAGTCCAGCTCTCCGGCCCTCAAGAAGCCGAGAAATACGTCCTGCATATG ATTGAGGACGGAGAGATTTATGCAAGTATCAACCAGAAAGATGGCATGGTCTGTTTCCATGACAACCCTGAGAAATACAACAACCCTGCAATGCTCCACAAAATTGACCAAGAG CAGATGCTGAAATGTATAGAACTGGATGAAAAACTAAAGTCCATGGATCAGGAAATCACCGTAAATCCCCAGTTTGTGCAAAAG agTATGGGAACGCAGGAGGATGACGTCGGCAGCAAGACGTCAAGCTATTCTTGA
- the LOC137056507 gene encoding 5'(3')-deoxyribonucleotidase, mitochondrial-like, which produces MMTLFPRIVRWLEKGSRVHYQSSVNMCTINRKLRVLVDMDGVIADFEGGFLKKFKTKFPNEPFISLEDRRGFWVSSQYGNIRSDLCDKAISIWESKNFFMDLEPLPGGVEAVKEMSKMENTDVFICTSPIKHYSYCPYEKYAWIEKHLGPEFLEQVILTRDKTIVTGDILIDDKPDILGVEPNPSWEHVLFTACHNKHLPENPSQRRLLSWADDWRAVLTSKRH; this is translated from the exons ATGATGACTTTATTTCCGAGGATCGTACGGTGGCTCGAGAAGGGCTCTCGCGTTCACTATCAAAGCAGTGTAAACATGTGTACGATTAATAGAAAATTGCGCGTTTTGGTGGACATGGACGGGGTCATCGCGGACTTCGAGGGAGGATTTCTGAAGAAGTTCAAGACGAAGTTTCCCAACGAGCCATTTATATCCTTAGAGGACAGAAGAGGATTCTGGGTGTCCTCTCAGTATGGAAACATAAGGAGTGACCTGTGT GACAAGGCTATCAGCATTTGGGAGTCAAAAAACTTCTTCATGGACCTGGAGCCTCTTCCTGGAGGTGTGGAGGCGGTGAAGGAGATGTCCAAGATGGAGAA TACAGATGTCTTCATTTGCACCAGTCCAATAAAGCATTACAGCTACTGCCCGTATGAAAAG TATGCATGGATAGAGAAACATCTGGGCCCCGAATTTCTGGAGCAGGTCATCCTGACAAGAGACAAGACCATAGTGACCGGAGACATCCTCATAGATGACAAACCTGATATCTTGG GCGTGGAGCCCAATCCCTCGTGGGAGCACGTCCTCTTCACCGCCTGCCACAACAAACACCTGCCAGAAAACCCGTCTCAGCGCCGCCTGCTGTCCTGGGCCGACGACTGGAGGGCCGTGCTGACCAGCAAACGCCACTGA